The Cylindrospermum stagnale PCC 7417 genome segment AGTTTTTATAATTATCAGCAACCTTACCGCGTTCCTTTACCAACTTATCCCTTTGAGCGTCAGCGTTACTGGATTGCACCGGAAACAGAAAATAAAGTAACAAGTAAGCTGGGGGAAAAGCCTAATATTACTGACTGGTTTTATATTCCTTCTTGGAAACGATTTCCCCAACTCCCAACTAAAAATATTACCTCTGGTTGCTATTTATTTTTTGTAGATGAATGTGGGGTGGGGTTACAAATTATCCGACAATTGCAACAACTTGGATATGATATAATTGCCATTGAGGCAAGTGAGCAATTTAATCAACTTAATAGCAACACATATACTATCAACCCTGCCAAAGCAGATGATTATCAGAACTTGCTGCGGCAGTTAGGGGAACAGGGAAAAATTCCCCAGACAATTATTCATCTGTGGAGTATTACCCAATCAGAAACTTTATCTTGGGAAACTACTCAAGATTTAGGTTTCTACAGTCTGGTTTATTTAGCCCAAGCTATCGGACAACAACAGCTAAGTAATGCGATTAAACTTTTAGTTATCGCTAATCATCTTTACGAAATTACGGGTAGTGAAAAATTATCTCCAGAAAAAGCAACTATCTTGGGTGCTTGTAAAGTAATTCCTCAAGAGTATCCCCATATAAGTTGTCGTCTCGTTGATGTTTTATTACCAACATCAGCCAACAAAGATTTTGTAGAGCAATTGTTGGCAGAATTAACAGATGAATCAGAAAGCCCAATTATTGCTTATCGTGGTAATTATCGTTGGGTGCAAACTTTTGAGCCAATTCTGCTAGAAAAACCTGCTGAAGATAAAATCCGTTTCCGGCAAGGAGGAGTATATTTAATCACAGGTGGCATGGGAGGTATCGGTTTAGTTTTAGCTGAATACCTGGCCAAAACCGTACAAGCCAAGCTGGTTTTATTAGGACGTTCTCTACCATCTGAAGATAGTCCGCAGATGGAGAAAGTACGGCAATTAGAGGCTTTTGGAGCGCAAGTGCTGGTATTAGCTGCTGATGTCACTAATCAGCAACAGATGCAAAATGCGATCGCGCAAGCGCTAGAAAGCTTTAAGGAAATTCACGGTGTCATCCACACTGCTGGTATACCTGGAGGTGGGATGATTCAACTCAAAACCCCAGAAATTGCCGAGAGCGTTTTTGCACCCAAGATTCAGGGGACATTGATTCTAAATAATGTTCTCAAAGACATCAACTTAGACTTTTTAGTTCTCGCTTCTTCTTTGAGTTCTATTCAAGGAGGATTTGGACAGGTAGATTATTGTGCTGCTAATGCCTTTTTAGATGCCTTTGCTCACTGGAATACATCAATAAATAGCCGATTTACAGTTGCTATTAACTGGGATGCTTGGCAAGAAGTTGGGATGGCAGCAAATACTATTGTTCCCGATGAACTAAAAAAATGGCGAGAAGAAAGTTTAAAAAATGCTATTCTGCCAGAAGAAGGAGTTGATGCATTTAGCCGGATTTTGGCAAACTCTCTACCTCAAGTTGTAGTTTCTACTCAAGATTTGCAGACAAGTATTGAGCAAATTAATAAATTGGGTTTGCCGCAAAAATCAGTTAAATCTAGTCAATTATCTGCAACCAGACATACTCGGACTCTGCAAGCAAGCACATATATAGCTCCTCGCAATCAAACCGAAGAAATTATTGCTAACATCTGGCAAGAACTCATAGGCATTGAAAAAGTAGGAATTTATGATAATTTCTTTGAATTAGGTGGACATTCTTTACTAGCAGTCCAAACTATTTCTCGTCTCCGAGAAAATTTTCAGGTGGAATTGCCACTGCGTACACTCCTCTTTGACGCTCCCACAATTGCTGACTTAGCCACTGTGATTGTCGAAAAAAAATCACCATCAGAAGAACTTGATGATTTAGCACAACTGTTAGCCGAAGTAGAAAATCTTTCCCTTGAAGAACTGCAAAAACAACTTGTGCAAGAATCAGCAATTAGCTATAACCCTTCCTAATCAAATTTATCTATGTAAATCTCGTGGTTAATTCTGAGACTACCGAAATTAACTGATAAATGCTATAAATTTATGATTTTTCAACCCACCAACATAACTTAATTGTCTGGGTAGGATGCGTCCCCTGACGCATCAAGAGAATGAGTTGTTAACCCAGCAACATAACTTAATTCGTGCGTGCGTTAGAGAATGCACCCTACGGGATGCATAAAGAAATGCATCATCAAAACATTTAACCCGTCTGAAAAAGCTATGAGCAAAACGATTAAAAACTACACAAAATTATGAAATTCAGTCTTTTATATTTTTCTGGCGATGGTTCAACAATTGAATCAGATAAATATAAACTGTTACTAGAAACAGCTAAATTTGCCGATAACCATGATTTTTCGGCAGTATGGACTCCCGAAAGACATTTTCATCCTTTTGGTGGTTTATATCCAAATCCCTCTGTAATTAGTGCTGCTTTAGCAATGGTTACAGAGAAAATTCAACTCAGATCAGGTAGTATTGTAATGCCATTACAGCATCCTGCAAGAGTTGCTGAAGAATGGGCAATAGTTGATAATTTATCTCATGGTAGAGTTGGTCTTTCTTTTGCGCCTGGTTGGCACGCTGATGACTTTTTATTACGTCCAGAAAACTATGCTGAACGGAAAGAAGTCATGTGGCGCGACATCGAGACTTTACAAAAACTTTGGCATGGAGAAGACATTGAATTTGTTGGGGGAACTGGTAATAAAGTCAAGATAAAAACATATCCTAGACCAATACAATCTCAAGTTCCAATTTGGATAACTTGTCAATCAGATAACACATTTATTGGTGCAGCAAAGATAGGAGCTAATGTTTTAACTTCTTTACTGTATGCCACAGTTGATGATTTGGCGCTGCAAATATCTCTTTATCGTGAAACTTTAGCTCAAAATGGTCACAACCCTAAAAGTGGTAAGGTATCTCTAATGATGCACACTTATATGGGAGACAATGAGAAATTAGTTAAGCAAAAAGTTAAACAACCTTTTTGTGAATATCTTAAAACTCATTTTGGGCTAGTCGAAAATTTAGCCCAGCGCATCAATTTTCAATTCAATCCTGAAAATTTTACAGAAGAAGACCGACAGCAGCTTCTAGAGTTTGCATTTGAGCGATACTTCCAACAAGGAAGGGTACTGATTGGTACACCAGAAACCTGTGGTCAAACAATTGCACGTCTTCAAGAAATTGGAGTTGATGAAATCGCTTGTCTCGTTGATTTCGGTCTAGATTTTGATGTTGTCATGACAAGCTTGGATAAATTGAAAGATTTCAAGAAAGTTTATCAACCTCAAAAAGAAGTTAGTTCTTACTCAGCAATTAGCCTGTTTTGATCAAAGACTACAAATACGATTTCTCAAATCGAAGTCAAAGCAAAATATTTAAATTGAAAGAATATAGGAGCGATGATGCGGATTACAATTGTTTCATGGGGGTCAGATGGTGACGTTTTACCTTATATCGCCTTAGCTTTGGGATTAAAAAGGGCGGGTCATCAAGTGCAACTTGCTACTTTAGCTGAATATCAAGAAGTTGTCACTAATTTTGGGGTTGAATGTATTCCGATGAGATGGAATTTCCCATCCCCAACATGGTTAGAGAAAATCTTTAAGTTCCGTCGTCCTTTAACTACTATAAATCTGGGATATCAGCAGTTAAAAAATGGTTTACTAGATGAGTTATGGCGTGTTTGCCAAGAAGCAGAAGCGATTATTTTTAATCCGTTTTCATATCCATGCTTTTACATTGCTGAGAAATTAGGCATACCTTGCTACGCAGCCTCAGTGCAAGCTTACCACCATACGCGAGTTTTCCCTAATGCGTGGGTGACAAACGGCAAGCCTTTAGGAAGTATATATAACTGGCTAAGTTATACGTATTTTAATCAAGTTCATTGGCAATTTATGCGGGGGCCAATTAACCAGTGGCGGCAGAAAATATTGAATTTGCCTTCTCTTCCTGTTTGGGAAGGCGTAATGCCCCAGATACAGCGTCAAAAAACACCCATTCTCTACTGTTATAGTTCTTCTTTTCTACCTAAACCATCTGAATGGAAGGATGATAATATTCATATAACAGGCTATTGGTTTCTGGATACCCATGATAATTGGCAAGCACCAACTGACCTGATAAATTTTCTGTCTGTCGGCTCACCACCGATATATATTAGTAAACTTTGGAACTCAAAAAAACTAGGAAGAAAAATATTGCTAAAAGTTTTAGAAACAACTGGACAGCGATTGATTGTACAGTGTTTAGATGATGATTACTTAGATGATCCATCATTAAAAGATAAGTTGTTTTATATCAAAGGGTTTATACCTCACAAATGGTTATTTACTAAAGTAGCAGCAGTAGTGCATCATGGTGGTGGTGGAGCAACGATGAGTTGTTTACGTGCTGGGGTTCCTTCAATTGCTATTCCAGTTCAAGGTGATAACGATGACCTTTTTTGGACACTTCAGGTAGGACAGTCGGGTTTAGGCATTCCCCTGATTTTACAGAGAAAACAATTGTTAAATGAAGAATTGCCAGTTGAAGATTTAGCTGCGGCAATTCAAGTTGCTATCAGTGATCAGGCTATGCATACTCGCTTGGCTGAAATGAGCAAGAGAATACAGGCAGAGGACGGCGTTATGCATGCGGTTGAAGCTTTTCATCGACATTTACCAGTAAGCAAGAAGAGCGAATTATCAACTTTCTAGGGCAGTACTCATAACTTAGCTTTGATTGGATTATTTATGATGAATGATATTTCTCAAAGAATTGCCGCTTTATCTCCCGAACAACGAGCATTGTTTGAGTTACGTCTTAAAAAGAAGAGTTTAAATTATGTCAAAACTCAATCAATACCCAAGAGAAAAGATCCTAATTTTTTGCCCTTGTCTTTTCATCAGCAAGTGCTTTGGTTTCTTCACCAATTAGATCCAGACAGCCCTGTTTACAATATTCCAGTTGCTATCTTATTAGAGGGTGTAGTGAATGTAAAAGCACTGGAGCAAAGCCTTAATCAAATCCGGCAAAGACATGAAGTCCTGCAAACGCATTTTCTAATGGTTGAGGGACAACCTGTGCAGGAGAAAGTTGCAGATTTGACTTTAGAGTTACCTGTAATTGATCTGCATGAATTACCTGAAAGTAACCGACAGCAATTGGTGCAAGAATTAGCAAAACAGGAAGCCCAACGTCCTTTTGATATATCGCAGGAAGCATTGCTAAGAGTAAAGCTGCTGCGGCTGTGTGAAACTCAATATGTGATGCTATTCACCATGCACCATATTGTTTCTGATGCCTGGTCTCGTGGTGTAATCATTCGGGAATTAGCGGCTCTGTATACAGCTATTTGTTGTGGACAGCCATCTCCCCTGCCGGAATTGCCTATCCAATATGCAGACTTTGTTGCATGGCAACGGGAATGGTTACAGGGAGAGGTACTAGAATCTCAGCTTTCTTATTGGAAAAAACAACTGGGGGATAAACTTCCAGTGATTAACTTACCTACAGATAAACCCAGACCCGATATACAGACTTTCCGGGGAGCCAAGCGATCGCTAATTTTACCTGAATCCTTAAATGAACAACTTAGGACCTTGAGCCAGCAGCAAGGAGTAACGCTTTTTACAACATTATTAGCGGGATTCTATATTTTACTTAACTGGTATACCGGACAAGAAGATATTGTTGTTGGTACAGATGTCGCTAATCGTAATTATGCTGAAATTGAGGGGTTAATTGGTTTTTTTATTAATCAATTAGTGTTAAGAACCAACTTGTCAGGAAATCCTACTTTTCAAGAGTTTCTCATACAAGTGCGGGAAGTGGCTTTAGGTGCTTATGATCATCAACATCTGCCTTTTCAGAAGTTGGTTGAGGCTCTGAATCCAGAGCGTGATCTGAGCCGTGCACCACTATTTCAAGTTAAATTTGTTCTCCAAAATTTTCCCATGCAATCTTTGGAGTTTTCTGATTTAAAAGTAACTTTTTTGGATGATATTGATAACGGCACAGCCAGCCTTGACTTGTATCTAGCAATAGTAGAAACCAATCAAAGCATAACAGCGATTTTACAGTACAACACCGACTTGTTTACTTCGAGTAATATTGATAGATTTTTACTGAATTTTGAAACGATCTTAAAGACTGTTGTCATCCAGCCAGAATCTAAATTAATTGACATTAATAAGCATCTGACTTTAGTTAATAAACAACAAGCTAAATTCCAGAAACAGGAGAAACAAGCATCTGCCTACGAGAGATTAAAACAAATTAAAAGAAAGGAGGTTTTTATAAAATAACCAAAAATTATTTAATAAAGCCACACCAAATAATAATCAGAGTAGGATTATGAAAAAAGCAACAAATAATCAACAAAAAAAAGAGTTTTTAATGGTTAAACGACAAGCGGTTAGTTTGACAGAGAAAGAATTAATTAAAATAGAATATTTACATCCAGATTCAAATACGCCTATCGTATTTAAATCAGTAGCCAATGATATAGAAATATGTGATTGGTTGGAAGATAACCAGAGATTAATCTCAGAAGAATTGAATAAGCATGGCGCTATACTTTTACGGGGATTTAATTTAGATACTGCATCTGCTTTTGAAAAAGTATGCATAACAGTTTGCCCAAGTTTGTTTCATAAAAATGGCGAACATCCTAGAGAGGCTATTAGTGGTAATGTGTATACTCCAGTCTTTTACCCTGCTGATCAAAAGTTATTGTGGCATAATGAAAATTCTTTTAACCATAGTTGGCCTCAAAAGATATTTTTTGGTTGTCATCGACCGGCAAAGCGGGGAGGAGAAACACCTATTGTTGATAGCCGAAAAGTTTTCGAGCTAATTGATTCAAAGATCCGAGATAGGTTTATTGAAAAAAATGTGATGTATCTTCGTAATTACAACTACGGGCTGGGGCTTGATTGGCAAACAGTTTTTCAGACTAAAAATAAAGCAGAAGTAGAAGCAGTTTGTCGAAAAGGTTTTATCGATTTTGAATGGAAAAATGATGGTGGATTAAGGACTCGTTCAGTACGTCCCGCTGTTGTCAAGCATCCTAAAACTGGCGAGTTGACATGGTTTACCCAAGCTCAACATTGGCATATTTCATGCCTAAATCTGGAAACAAGGGAGGCTTTAACCTCTTCATTTTGTGAAGAAGATTTACCTCGGAATTGTTATTATGGCGATGGCTCTACTATTGAAGATTCTATAATGGAAGAAATTTGTGGAGTTTATCAGCAGTTAGAAGTTAGTTTTCCTTGGCAGACCGGAGATTTATTAATACTAGATAATTTGTTAATTGCTCATGCACGTAATCCTTATATTGGCGAACGCAAGCTTTTTGTGGCGATGGGTGAAATGACGAGTTTTCATGATATTTAATATCAGCCAAAAAGCCCAACTTTAGGAAAGTATTATCACCTAGCTATTACTAATTTTTTTGAGCAAGAAAAATGCAAAAACAAACTTATGGATTTAAACTTTCTCCACAGCAACGACGTCTCTGGTTTTTACAACAAGATTGTCAGGTATATTCCTCTTATTGTGCTGTCCTTTTAGAAGGTAATTTAGACAAGGAGATTTTAAAAGAAGCTTTATATCAAGTTGTCAAACGACATGAAATTCTTCGGACAAGTTTTCACAGTACCCGTGGCATCAAAAGCCCTGTTCAAGTCATCAGTGATAACATAGTATTATCAATTACTGAATACTATTTAGAATCAAAAGAAACCTTAGAAAACGATCTCGAACAGCTATTTAAATCAGCAAATCAGCGGAATTTTGATTGGGAACAAGGGAGATTATT includes the following:
- a CDS encoding glycosyltransferase, translated to MMRITIVSWGSDGDVLPYIALALGLKRAGHQVQLATLAEYQEVVTNFGVECIPMRWNFPSPTWLEKIFKFRRPLTTINLGYQQLKNGLLDELWRVCQEAEAIIFNPFSYPCFYIAEKLGIPCYAASVQAYHHTRVFPNAWVTNGKPLGSIYNWLSYTYFNQVHWQFMRGPINQWRQKILNLPSLPVWEGVMPQIQRQKTPILYCYSSSFLPKPSEWKDDNIHITGYWFLDTHDNWQAPTDLINFLSVGSPPIYISKLWNSKKLGRKILLKVLETTGQRLIVQCLDDDYLDDPSLKDKLFYIKGFIPHKWLFTKVAAVVHHGGGGATMSCLRAGVPSIAIPVQGDNDDLFWTLQVGQSGLGIPLILQRKQLLNEELPVEDLAAAIQVAISDQAMHTRLAEMSKRIQAEDGVMHAVEAFHRHLPVSKKSELSTF
- a CDS encoding condensation domain-containing protein, whose translation is MMNDISQRIAALSPEQRALFELRLKKKSLNYVKTQSIPKRKDPNFLPLSFHQQVLWFLHQLDPDSPVYNIPVAILLEGVVNVKALEQSLNQIRQRHEVLQTHFLMVEGQPVQEKVADLTLELPVIDLHELPESNRQQLVQELAKQEAQRPFDISQEALLRVKLLRLCETQYVMLFTMHHIVSDAWSRGVIIRELAALYTAICCGQPSPLPELPIQYADFVAWQREWLQGEVLESQLSYWKKQLGDKLPVINLPTDKPRPDIQTFRGAKRSLILPESLNEQLRTLSQQQGVTLFTTLLAGFYILLNWYTGQEDIVVGTDVANRNYAEIEGLIGFFINQLVLRTNLSGNPTFQEFLIQVREVALGAYDHQHLPFQKLVEALNPERDLSRAPLFQVKFVLQNFPMQSLEFSDLKVTFLDDIDNGTASLDLYLAIVETNQSITAILQYNTDLFTSSNIDRFLLNFETILKTVVIQPESKLIDINKHLTLVNKQQAKFQKQEKQASAYERLKQIKRKEVFIK
- a CDS encoding TauD/TfdA family dioxygenase: MKKATNNQQKKEFLMVKRQAVSLTEKELIKIEYLHPDSNTPIVFKSVANDIEICDWLEDNQRLISEELNKHGAILLRGFNLDTASAFEKVCITVCPSLFHKNGEHPREAISGNVYTPVFYPADQKLLWHNENSFNHSWPQKIFFGCHRPAKRGGETPIVDSRKVFELIDSKIRDRFIEKNVMYLRNYNYGLGLDWQTVFQTKNKAEVEAVCRKGFIDFEWKNDGGLRTRSVRPAVVKHPKTGELTWFTQAQHWHISCLNLETREALTSSFCEEDLPRNCYYGDGSTIEDSIMEEICGVYQQLEVSFPWQTGDLLILDNLLIAHARNPYIGERKLFVAMGEMTSFHDI
- a CDS encoding LLM class flavin-dependent oxidoreductase; its protein translation is MKFSLLYFSGDGSTIESDKYKLLLETAKFADNHDFSAVWTPERHFHPFGGLYPNPSVISAALAMVTEKIQLRSGSIVMPLQHPARVAEEWAIVDNLSHGRVGLSFAPGWHADDFLLRPENYAERKEVMWRDIETLQKLWHGEDIEFVGGTGNKVKIKTYPRPIQSQVPIWITCQSDNTFIGAAKIGANVLTSLLYATVDDLALQISLYRETLAQNGHNPKSGKVSLMMHTYMGDNEKLVKQKVKQPFCEYLKTHFGLVENLAQRINFQFNPENFTEEDRQQLLEFAFERYFQQGRVLIGTPETCGQTIARLQEIGVDEIACLVDFGLDFDVVMTSLDKLKDFKKVYQPQKEVSSYSAISLF